In one Echinicola marina genomic region, the following are encoded:
- a CDS encoding succinate dehydrogenase/fumarate reductase iron-sulfur subunit yields the protein MNLTLKVWRQKNSSDKGGFVNYNIADISEDMSFLEMLDVLNEELSEKGEDPVHFDHDCREGICGMCSLHINGKPHGPQQTTTCQLHMRSFKDGDTITIEPWRAAAFPVVKDLVVDRGAFDRIIQAGGYVSVNTGGVPDANEIPIPKKIADEAFDAATCIGCGACVAACKNASAMLFTSAKISQLAMLPQGKVERKERAEKMIAQMDEEGFGACTNTGACSIECPKGISLTNIARMNREYFSAIVSSENV from the coding sequence ATGAACTTAACACTTAAAGTTTGGAGACAAAAAAACAGCTCAGACAAGGGCGGTTTTGTTAATTATAATATTGCTGATATTTCTGAAGACATGTCTTTCTTGGAGATGTTGGACGTTTTGAACGAGGAGCTTTCTGAAAAAGGAGAAGATCCAGTTCACTTTGACCATGACTGTAGAGAAGGTATCTGCGGGATGTGTTCTTTGCATATCAATGGTAAGCCTCACGGACCTCAGCAAACTACTACCTGCCAGTTGCATATGAGATCTTTCAAGGATGGAGATACCATCACCATAGAACCTTGGAGAGCAGCAGCTTTCCCTGTGGTGAAGGATTTGGTAGTGGATAGAGGTGCGTTTGACCGTATTATCCAGGCAGGTGGTTATGTGTCGGTAAATACGGGTGGTGTACCTGATGCCAATGAGATTCCTATTCCAAAGAAAATTGCTGACGAGGCTTTTGATGCGGCGACGTGTATTGGATGTGGAGCTTGCGTAGCGGCTTGTAAAAATGCTTCTGCTATGCTGTTTACTTCCGCTAAAATCTCCCAGTTGGCCATGTTGCCACAAGGTAAGGTGGAAAGAAAAGAGAGAGCAGAGAAGATGATCGCCCAAATGGATGAGGAAGGATTTGGCGCATGTACCAACACAGGAGCATGTTCAATTGAATGTCCTAAAGGCATCAGTTTGACCAATATCGCTAGAATGAACAGGGAATATTTCTCTGCCATTGTCAGCAGTGAGAATGTATAA
- a CDS encoding fumarate reductase/succinate dehydrogenase flavoprotein subunit, which produces MILDSKIPAGSLAEKWTKHKFNMKLVNPANKRKYEVIVVGTGLAGASAAASLAELGYNVKAFCFQDSPRRAHSIAAQGGINAAKNYQNDGDSVYRLFYDTIKGGDYRSREANVHRLAEVSVNIIDQCVAQGVPFAREYGGLLANRSFGGAQVSRTFYARGQTGQQLLLGAYSALSRQVANGKVKLYPRTEMMDVVTIDGKARGIVTRNLITGAIESHSAHAVLLCTGGYGNVFFLSTNAMGSNVTAAWRAHKKGAYFANPCYTQIHPTCIPVSGDHQSKLTLMSESLRNDGRVWVPKTKELAEKLRKREIMPKDIKDEDRDYYLERRYPSFGNLVPRDVASRNAKYVCDEGRGVNETGEAVFLDFRDAIIRDGEDTISAKYGNLFDMYQQITGENPYQTPMKIYPAVHYTMGGLWVDYHLMTTVPGLYALGEANFSDHGANRLGASALMQGLADGYFVIPYTIGDYLAGMPYEKVGTDHEAFKQSEKEIKDKIQKLLSINGKKTVDDFHKRLGKIMWEYCGMARTAEGLQKAIGMIQELRKEFWSDVKVLGTGDELNLSLEKAHRVADFLELGELMVRDALHRNESCGGHFREEYQTEEGEALRDDENFAYVGAWKHMGDNVEEELNKEPLVFENVKLTQRSYK; this is translated from the coding sequence ATGATACTTGATTCTAAAATACCAGCAGGTTCATTAGCTGAAAAGTGGACTAAACATAAATTTAATATGAAGTTGGTCAATCCGGCCAACAAAAGGAAATATGAGGTAATTGTAGTAGGGACTGGTCTAGCAGGTGCTTCAGCAGCAGCTTCTTTGGCTGAGTTGGGCTATAATGTTAAGGCTTTTTGTTTCCAAGATAGCCCTAGGAGAGCGCACTCTATTGCTGCTCAGGGTGGTATCAATGCTGCAAAGAACTATCAAAATGATGGTGACTCCGTTTACAGGTTGTTTTATGACACCATTAAAGGAGGCGATTACCGTTCCAGAGAAGCCAATGTACACAGACTAGCAGAAGTTTCTGTAAATATTATTGACCAATGTGTGGCGCAAGGTGTTCCATTTGCCCGTGAATATGGTGGATTGCTTGCCAACCGTTCATTTGGTGGTGCCCAGGTATCACGTACTTTCTATGCCAGGGGCCAAACGGGACAGCAGTTGCTTTTGGGTGCTTATTCTGCCTTGAGCCGTCAGGTAGCCAATGGAAAGGTGAAGCTTTATCCAAGAACTGAAATGATGGATGTGGTAACCATCGATGGCAAAGCCAGAGGTATTGTTACCAGAAACCTGATCACTGGTGCCATTGAATCTCACAGCGCACATGCCGTGTTGCTTTGTACTGGTGGGTATGGAAACGTTTTTTTCCTTTCTACCAATGCCATGGGATCTAATGTGACGGCTGCTTGGAGAGCACATAAGAAAGGGGCTTATTTTGCCAACCCTTGTTATACCCAAATTCACCCAACTTGTATTCCTGTTTCAGGAGACCATCAGTCTAAATTGACTTTGATGTCAGAATCTTTGAGAAATGACGGTAGGGTATGGGTGCCTAAAACAAAAGAATTGGCTGAGAAACTTCGTAAGAGGGAAATCATGCCTAAAGATATTAAGGACGAGGACAGAGACTATTATTTGGAAAGAAGGTATCCTTCTTTCGGTAACTTGGTTCCTCGTGACGTGGCTTCTAGAAATGCCAAGTATGTTTGTGATGAGGGCAGAGGGGTAAATGAAACCGGAGAAGCGGTATTCTTGGATTTCCGTGATGCTATCATCAGAGACGGAGAAGACACGATCAGTGCTAAATATGGTAACCTGTTTGATATGTATCAGCAGATCACTGGTGAGAATCCTTATCAGACGCCAATGAAGATTTATCCAGCTGTTCACTATACTATGGGTGGACTTTGGGTAGATTACCATTTGATGACTACTGTACCTGGTCTTTATGCCCTAGGAGAGGCCAACTTCTCTGATCACGGTGCTAACAGATTGGGAGCTTCTGCATTGATGCAGGGCCTTGCAGATGGTTATTTTGTGATTCCTTACACTATCGGTGATTACTTGGCGGGCATGCCTTACGAGAAAGTGGGAACGGATCATGAGGCTTTCAAGCAGTCGGAAAAAGAAATCAAGGATAAAATCCAAAAACTACTTTCCATCAATGGTAAGAAAACAGTAGATGATTTCCATAAGCGATTGGGGAAAATCATGTGGGAATACTGTGGAATGGCCAGAACTGCTGAAGGGCTTCAAAAGGCTATCGGCATGATCCAAGAGCTGAGAAAGGAATTTTGGTCTGATGTCAAAGTATTGGGAACAGGTGATGAGTTGAACCTATCCTTGGAAAAGGCGCACAGAGTGGCTGACTTCCTGGAGTTGGGAGAGCTTATGGTGAGAGATGCACTGCACAGAAATGAGTCGTGTGGTGGTCACTTCCGAGAAGAATATCAAACCGAAGAAGGTGAAGCCCTTCGTGATGATGAGAATTTTGCTTACGTGGGTGCTTGGAAACACATGGGAGATAATGTGGAGGAAGAGCTGAACAAAGAACCGCTTGTGTTCGAGAACGTGAAGTTGACCCAGAGAAGTTACAAGTAA
- a CDS encoding succinate dehydrogenase cytochrome b subunit: MSWVTKTFSSTLGRKLLMALTGLFLILFLIGHVSGNMLLFKDDGGQAFNEYAKFMTTNPAVKILSYLTYISIIGHVVVSIILSAKNKKARPVNYADSKAGTNSTWNSRNMGVLGTIVFIFIVVHLQNFWAQMHWGAIPMVTYEGGEFKDLYSVVNLAFSNIGLVALYVIAMAFLGFHLYHGFASAFQTLGLNHKKYTPAIKFIGSAFSIIVPAMFASMPLYIYFSTLN; this comes from the coding sequence ATGAGTTGGGTAACCAAAACCTTTAGTAGCACTTTGGGACGAAAGTTGCTAATGGCCCTGACAGGCTTATTCCTGATCCTGTTTTTGATAGGACACGTTTCTGGAAACATGCTTTTATTCAAAGATGACGGTGGGCAGGCATTTAATGAATATGCTAAATTTATGACTACCAATCCGGCAGTGAAAATTCTTTCCTACCTGACTTACATCTCCATTATTGGACATGTGGTTGTTTCGATCATTCTTTCTGCAAAAAATAAGAAGGCAAGACCAGTAAATTATGCAGATAGCAAAGCAGGTACCAATAGTACATGGAATTCCAGAAACATGGGGGTACTAGGTACCATTGTATTTATTTTTATTGTTGTTCACCTTCAGAATTTCTGGGCACAGATGCATTGGGGAGCCATACCAATGGTGACTTATGAAGGCGGTGAGTTCAAAGATCTTTATTCGGTAGTTAACCTCGCTTTCTCTAATATTGGCTTAGTTGCTCTTTATGTAATTGCAATGGCATTTTTGGGCTTCCACTTGTATCATGGTTTTGCCAGTGCATTTCAGACATTGGGACTGAATCACAAGAAGTACACTCCGGCGATCAAGTTTATCGGCAGTGCTTTTTCCATCATTGTTCCGGCTATGTTTGCCTCAATGCCACTTTATATCTATTTCTCAACTTTGAATTAA
- a CDS encoding T9SS type B sorting domain-containing protein gives MKCKAFLLFTLSLLFIGLQETLATHIRAGEIIAERISVQSLTYRITVVGYTDTRSSVIFGPGRIEFGDGRVVENLNTESDFEMVESLGNQIEKNTFVITHTYQGPGQYTIRFQEFNRNDLTLNMDNSVETPFYIETMITIDPFIGVNNSPVLTIPPVDNGQINTRYIHNPGAYDPDGDSLAYRFDDIVPLQDFQRPVNNYRSPASGEFSFNKEDGSPNPYISMDPLTGDLIWDAPGVAGQYNVAFHIEEWRKINGEYQKIGYVVRDMQIIIENSDNQRPVLEVPPDICVVAGTNIEEIIQGTDPDGDDIKIEVFGDPIEITSSPASYDPVATFQSSPGIINFDWQTVCGHVRAREYQVRIRITDDPESGPALVDIKTWNIKVVGPPPVIQDVEQMPGRTATINWDPYSCGNSAETMQIWRSINSNPYEPDSCETGIRAGYELIGTTDMSTFEFTDINGGEGLSPGNTYCYRLVAVYPQPRGGESIVSEEFCVTIDVDVPIITNVSVEETDPTNGEMFIKWTPPYDIDQTQYPGPYEYQLIRSEGFRGDNNNTTVITTSDTLFTDTGLNTEGLVYNYEVVLLDGGVRIDTSSKASSVWLQPTIINEAIELNWQFDVPWNNSISQYTHEVYRNRTDPEASDVDTFELIAEVDVTANGFTFLDDGSHNGVPLSRDTEYCYYVITKGAYNVDILTYPLENKSQIICARPDDNRLPCPPVLTYEGPNCEEFLADKACNFDAFYHDLSWEPNFTGDCDDELGSYKIYFSETGNEGTFELVSTLNALDLNTRISGLTELKGCYYITAVDRSGNESEPSNIVCVDNCPNYELPNAFTPDGDGINDTFQAFDNPFVRCPRFVDAVDIKIYNRWGVMVFEYNSATSNENDIYIRWDGIDKNGNELPAGTYFYSGTVLFNTNDESINSEELKGHVQIIK, from the coding sequence ATGAAATGTAAAGCTTTTCTCTTATTCACCCTGTCACTATTGTTTATAGGACTTCAAGAGACATTAGCTACACACATCCGGGCAGGTGAAATCATTGCAGAGAGAATTTCTGTTCAATCCCTTACCTATAGGATCACTGTCGTAGGTTATACGGACACCCGTTCCTCGGTTATATTTGGCCCGGGACGAATTGAGTTTGGAGATGGCCGGGTAGTAGAAAACCTCAATACGGAGAGTGACTTCGAAATGGTGGAATCACTGGGCAACCAAATTGAAAAAAACACCTTTGTGATCACCCATACCTATCAAGGCCCTGGTCAATACACTATCCGGTTTCAGGAATTTAACCGTAACGACCTTACGCTTAACATGGACAACTCAGTAGAAACACCTTTCTATATTGAGACCATGATTACCATTGATCCATTTATAGGTGTCAACAACTCACCTGTATTGACCATCCCTCCAGTGGATAATGGCCAGATCAATACCCGCTACATCCATAACCCAGGAGCATATGATCCTGATGGAGACAGTTTGGCTTATCGATTTGACGATATCGTTCCCCTTCAGGATTTCCAAAGACCGGTAAACAATTATAGAAGCCCTGCATCTGGAGAATTTAGCTTCAACAAAGAAGATGGCAGCCCCAATCCATATATCTCCATGGACCCTTTAACTGGTGACTTAATTTGGGATGCACCTGGAGTGGCAGGACAATACAACGTAGCCTTCCATATAGAAGAATGGCGGAAAATCAACGGCGAATACCAAAAAATCGGTTATGTGGTCCGGGATATGCAGATTATCATTGAGAATTCCGATAACCAAAGACCCGTTTTAGAGGTACCACCTGATATATGTGTGGTGGCCGGAACTAATATTGAAGAAATCATACAAGGTACTGATCCAGATGGGGATGATATCAAAATAGAAGTTTTTGGAGACCCTATCGAAATCACCTCTTCCCCTGCTTCCTATGATCCTGTGGCTACTTTCCAGTCTTCACCTGGTATTATTAATTTCGATTGGCAAACAGTCTGTGGCCATGTAAGGGCCAGGGAATATCAGGTCAGGATCCGTATTACTGATGACCCAGAATCGGGACCTGCTTTGGTGGACATCAAAACTTGGAATATCAAAGTCGTCGGCCCTCCTCCGGTGATTCAGGATGTAGAACAAATGCCAGGAAGGACTGCAACAATAAATTGGGATCCCTATTCCTGTGGCAATAGTGCCGAAACCATGCAAATATGGAGGAGCATCAATAGCAATCCTTACGAACCTGATTCTTGTGAAACCGGTATCAGGGCTGGTTATGAATTGATAGGAACTACTGACATGAGCACCTTTGAGTTCACAGACATCAATGGTGGAGAGGGATTGTCTCCTGGCAACACCTACTGTTACCGACTAGTGGCAGTTTACCCTCAGCCAAGAGGTGGAGAAAGCATTGTTTCTGAGGAATTCTGTGTGACCATTGATGTAGATGTACCGATCATCACCAATGTCAGTGTAGAGGAAACAGATCCTACAAACGGCGAGATGTTTATCAAGTGGACCCCGCCATATGATATTGATCAAACTCAATATCCCGGACCTTATGAATACCAACTTATCCGTTCTGAGGGCTTCAGAGGAGACAACAACAACACTACAGTAATCACTACGAGTGATACACTATTTACTGATACAGGATTAAACACGGAGGGACTGGTATATAATTATGAGGTAGTATTACTTGATGGTGGAGTGAGGATTGATACCTCAAGCAAGGCCTCTTCAGTTTGGCTGCAACCTACCATCATCAATGAAGCCATTGAACTCAATTGGCAATTTGATGTACCGTGGAACAATAGTATCAGCCAATATACCCATGAAGTCTATCGAAACCGTACTGATCCAGAGGCTAGTGATGTAGATACCTTTGAGCTAATTGCAGAAGTAGATGTCACTGCTAACGGCTTTACCTTCTTGGATGATGGCAGCCATAATGGAGTACCGCTAAGCAGGGACACAGAGTATTGTTATTATGTAATTACCAAAGGTGCCTATAATGTAGACATATTGACCTATCCTCTGGAAAATAAATCTCAGATCATTTGTGCCAGACCTGATGACAATAGACTCCCATGCCCACCTGTACTGACTTATGAAGGTCCAAACTGTGAAGAATTCCTTGCGGACAAAGCATGTAATTTTGATGCTTTCTACCATGACCTCAGCTGGGAACCCAACTTCACTGGAGATTGTGATGATGAATTGGGGAGCTATAAAATTTACTTCTCTGAAACAGGTAATGAAGGCACTTTCGAATTGGTAAGTACCTTGAATGCATTGGATTTGAATACTAGAATTTCAGGACTGACAGAACTAAAAGGTTGTTACTATATTACCGCTGTGGACCGCTCTGGAAATGAAAGTGAGCCAAGCAATATCGTCTGTGTAGACAATTGTCCAAATTATGAACTACCCAATGCTTTCACTCCTGATGGTGACGGTATCAATGATACCTTCCAAGCTTTTGATAATCCTTTTGTAAGATGCCCACGATTTGTTGATGCGGTGGATATTAAAATATATAACCGTTGGGGAGTAATGGTATTCGAATACAATAGTGCAACATCTAATGAAAATGATATTTATATTCGTTGGGATGGCATAGACAAAAATGGAAATGAATTACCTGCAGGCACCTATTTCTACTCCGGAACGGTATTATTCAACACCAATGATGAAAGCATTAATTCTGAAGAATTAAAAGGACATGTTCAAATTATTAAATGA
- a CDS encoding thiol-disulfide oxidoreductase DCC family protein: MSPLSNQDFDIVLFDGVCNLCNQAVDFIIQHDSKNHFKLASLQDEPGKALLKGKSIDEAYLDSIVLLRKNKVYYKSRAALEIAKKLKGLWPLFYGFIIVPQFLRDPVYDWIAKNRYKWFGKRDTCRLPNEREKRKFLSTDDFIK, translated from the coding sequence ATGAGCCCATTAAGCAATCAAGATTTTGATATCGTGCTATTTGATGGAGTCTGCAACCTGTGTAATCAGGCTGTGGACTTTATCATTCAGCATGATTCAAAAAATCATTTCAAGTTGGCCTCTCTACAAGATGAGCCTGGCAAGGCACTCTTAAAAGGAAAATCCATTGATGAAGCCTACCTCGACTCTATAGTACTATTAAGAAAGAACAAAGTATATTACAAGAGCCGGGCTGCTTTGGAAATTGCAAAAAAACTCAAGGGGCTTTGGCCCCTTTTTTATGGTTTCATCATTGTACCCCAATTTTTGAGAGACCCTGTTTATGATTGGATAGCCAAAAATCGCTACAAATGGTTTGGGAAAAGAGACACTTGTCGATTACCTAATGAGCGTGAAAAAAGGAAATTTCTCTCCACTGATGATTTTATCAAATGA